A portion of the Gossypium arboreum isolate Shixiya-1 chromosome 8, ASM2569848v2, whole genome shotgun sequence genome contains these proteins:
- the LOC108468926 gene encoding LOB domain-containing protein 18-like, whose protein sequence is MSSNPSNSGGSVGGGSGSCSGSAAAGGGGGGGGGPCGACKFLRRKCVPGCIFAPYFDSEQGAAHFAAVHKVFGASNVSKLLLHIPVHKRLDAVVTICFEAQARLRDPVYGCVAHIFALQQQVVNLQAELSYLQAHLTTLELPSPPPPPPPPSQTLVAAPPLSISDLPSASSVPATYDLSSLFDPMVAQTSWAMQQRQIDPRQYGGTGSASSTGSGDLQALARELLHRQGSPHLPCTDASVSPAPSPSRSLSK, encoded by the exons ATGAGTTCAAATCCTAGTAACAGCGGTGGCAGTGTAGGCGGTGGTTCTGGCAGTTGCAGTGGTAGTGCTGCTGCTGGTGGTGGTGGCGGCGGTGGAGGAGGGCCTTGTGGCGCTTGCAAGTTTTTGAGGAGGAAATGTGTGCCTGGTTGTATATTCGCACCTTATTTCGACTCGGAGCAAGGTGCAGCCCATTTCGCAGCGGTTCATAAGGTTTTCGGTGCAAGCAATGTATCGAAGCTGCTTCTTCATATCCCAGTTCACAAACGACTCGATGCGGTGGTCACCATATGTTTCGAGGCTCAAGCTCGGCTTCGAGATCCGGTTTATGGCTGCGTTGCTCATATCTTTGCTCTTCAACAACAG GTGGTGAATTTGCAAGCAGAACTATCCTACTTACAAGCTCATTTAACTACACTAGAGCTTCCATCGCCTCCTCCGCCACCTCCGCCACCGTCACAAACTCTAGTTGCAGCACCTCCTCTCTCGATATCAGACCTCCCATCAGCCTCTTCAGTGCCGGCCACATACGACTTATCATCACTTTTTGATCCAATGGTAGCGCAAACTTCATGGGCCATGCAGCAAAGGCAAATCGATCCACGCCAATACGGAGGGACCGGCTCAGCCTCATCGACCGGTTCCGGGGATCTCCAAGCCTTGGCTCGTGAGCTCCTCCATAGACAAGGGTCACCACACCTGCCGTGCACCGATGCTTCAGTGTCACCGGCACCATCACCCTCGCGATCGCTCTCTAAATGA